A single Longimicrobium sp. DNA region contains:
- a CDS encoding PAS domain S-box protein: MQVTSSAAPTGAAPPLDAVLLGLARAPVTRFADTARDALAAAARALGAREAALWMLSPDGQALVCHGRAPSAGDESAIGGTVDAAAVWPGPGALAAARWSVAVLPGTEGGELALDAGVWSQGALAGFIRVRRDGARSWTEAEGAFAAALADRLAAAWECEARARAEDDLASRNRHVDDLEAIAQLGSWDQDLATDEIVWSAQQCRLHGLDPADGPRTLDGFMSFVHPDDRQRLSDACATVIREATPLGIRYRIVRPDGQTRWLHALGRMVPGADGTPARLVGTSMDVTERVEAEEAIRASEARFRDLFEQYPDLVQTLTPDGATLQVNAAYTRLWGYGTDDLRGTSPLEVPQLASVRPLLERGLAGERVSIPPVLFDDAGRGPRASADVQWPRWIRASMYPVRGPGGELREVVLVQEDVTEEQQALQALSVSEENYRTIFENSNDAIMVLEPETGRMVDANAMACTLCGTTLEELKADAASIIWNGPPPFTPELAMEQSRLALEGVAQTFEWLSINPRTGQEIWGEVSLQRMDVRGTPHVLALIRDIGERKVAERALRDSEESYRTIFEHSSDAIFVHELDSGEFIDVNRAACELYGYDEDEMRALGVQGISWGEHPFTIDVARGYIERAIAGEPQRFEWLGRHKDGGEVWAEVQLRRVAIGGMDRLLATSRDIRDRRAAEAQLRHANEELELGIAERTAELAQANEALEEEVAEHEAAREALMERTHELEGIFRALPDLFFRLGADGTILDYRAGARSGLAVPPEVFLWKRIRDVLPPIAEQTEAAMASAQESGEIAHFEYQLPVESGMGDFEARVVPMEDGTFMAVIRDVTERKSAERKLRRRELQFRRLIENASDMVQLIHRDGRIAYTGPSVQHLLGYDPEELAGTDPLSYLHPDDREPTAGRLGEMLANPGVVYSIQYRVRHKDGGYRTFEAHASTDVSSGQVVVNARDITDRLAAERALREQEAQFRRMVANTYDIITILGPDGQVAYESDAMPRLLGWTPEERVGRSAWENIHPEDIDRVRDTFRRILAQPGTAHTVEYRYRAKDGVWHFLESVARTLAEDTAADGVVVNSRDITDRNAAERALRESEEHFRALIENSSDVATINDAVTGAVLYASPAAERMLGYTPDEMLGSVAADYVHPDDRRAVAEEMQMLLLEPENPRIMRYRFHRKDGRWMVLEATTRMMPGSHEPRIVANARDVTDRVTAEEAVRKSEEHFRALTENASDLITVLDQTGVYLYQSPSIMRVLGYTPAELLGETPFPYMHPHDVEDARTALTQMVVNPGTSHTVQFRFRHADGQWKVLESIGRTLLPDSADEGIVVISRDVTERRRTEEALRAATEAAERANRAKSEFLSRMSHELRTPMNSILGFAQLLARASLAQGEQKSVQHILKAGRHLLNLINEVLEIARIEAGRHNLSLEPVRVAPLLDEALGLVRPMAAQWGVTLRPALCPPDAFVRADRQRLAQVMLNLLSNAIKYNRPGGFVQITCTPSDDGYTLRVQDTGKGIPEEKADQLFTPFARLGAEASGVEGTGLGLALSQRLTEAMGGVLTLESTGSEGSVFRADLAGAADPVDALEDAGAALARTAEGGAREATLLYVEDNLANLSLVETILLSRPGWRLLPALQGGIGVELAREHRPDLVLLDLHLPDIQGDEVLRRLRADPRTAGIPVVVVSADATRASNDRLRALGADAYLSKPIDVEEFLETVERFLSERGDA, from the coding sequence ATGCAGGTCACCTCGTCCGCCGCGCCCACGGGCGCCGCGCCGCCGCTCGACGCCGTTCTGCTCGGCCTCGCGCGCGCGCCCGTCACCCGCTTCGCCGACACGGCCCGCGACGCGCTCGCCGCGGCTGCCCGCGCGCTCGGCGCCCGCGAAGCCGCGCTGTGGATGCTCTCGCCCGACGGCCAGGCGCTCGTCTGCCACGGCCGGGCGCCCTCCGCCGGAGATGAGTCGGCGATCGGTGGAACCGTGGATGCCGCCGCCGTGTGGCCCGGCCCCGGCGCACTCGCCGCCGCACGCTGGTCGGTGGCCGTGCTCCCCGGCACGGAAGGCGGCGAGCTGGCGCTGGACGCGGGCGTGTGGAGCCAGGGCGCGCTGGCAGGCTTCATCCGCGTGCGCCGCGACGGCGCGCGGTCGTGGACGGAAGCGGAGGGCGCCTTCGCCGCGGCCCTCGCCGACCGGCTGGCCGCCGCGTGGGAGTGCGAGGCACGCGCGAGGGCCGAGGACGACCTGGCCAGCCGCAACCGGCACGTGGACGACCTCGAGGCCATCGCCCAGCTGGGAAGCTGGGACCAGGACCTGGCGACGGACGAGATCGTCTGGTCGGCCCAGCAGTGCCGCCTCCACGGGCTTGATCCCGCGGATGGGCCGCGGACCCTGGACGGGTTCATGAGCTTCGTCCACCCGGACGACCGCCAGCGCTTGTCCGACGCCTGCGCGACCGTCATCCGGGAGGCGACCCCCCTCGGCATCCGCTACCGCATCGTCAGGCCCGACGGCCAGACGCGCTGGCTCCATGCGCTCGGCAGGATGGTGCCCGGGGCGGACGGAACGCCCGCGCGGCTCGTCGGCACGTCGATGGACGTCACCGAGCGCGTAGAGGCCGAGGAGGCCATCCGTGCGTCCGAGGCGCGCTTCCGCGACCTCTTCGAGCAGTACCCCGATTTGGTGCAGACGCTGACGCCCGACGGCGCCACGCTGCAGGTGAACGCCGCCTACACCCGGCTGTGGGGCTACGGCACCGACGACCTGCGCGGCACCAGCCCGCTGGAGGTGCCGCAGCTCGCGTCGGTGCGCCCGCTGCTGGAGCGCGGGCTGGCCGGGGAGCGGGTGAGCATCCCCCCCGTGCTGTTCGACGACGCGGGGCGCGGCCCCCGCGCCTCGGCCGACGTGCAGTGGCCGCGGTGGATCCGCGCCTCGATGTACCCCGTGCGCGGCCCCGGCGGCGAGCTGCGCGAGGTGGTGCTCGTGCAGGAAGACGTCACCGAAGAGCAGCAGGCGCTGCAGGCGCTCAGCGTCTCCGAAGAGAACTACCGCACCATCTTCGAGAACTCCAACGACGCCATCATGGTGCTGGAGCCGGAGACGGGCCGGATGGTGGACGCCAACGCCATGGCGTGCACGCTGTGCGGAACCACGCTCGAGGAGCTGAAGGCCGACGCGGCGTCCATCATCTGGAACGGCCCGCCGCCGTTCACGCCCGAACTGGCGATGGAGCAGTCCAGGCTGGCACTGGAAGGGGTGGCCCAGACCTTCGAATGGCTCAGCATCAATCCCCGCACCGGCCAGGAGATCTGGGGCGAGGTGAGCCTCCAGCGGATGGACGTGCGCGGGACGCCCCACGTGCTGGCGCTGATCCGCGACATCGGCGAGCGCAAGGTGGCCGAACGGGCACTCCGCGACTCCGAGGAAAGCTACCGGACGATCTTCGAGCACTCGTCCGATGCCATCTTCGTCCACGAGCTGGACAGCGGCGAGTTCATCGACGTCAACCGCGCCGCGTGCGAGCTGTACGGCTACGATGAGGACGAGATGCGCGCGCTGGGCGTACAGGGGATCTCCTGGGGCGAGCACCCCTTCACCATCGACGTGGCGCGCGGCTACATCGAGCGCGCCATCGCCGGCGAGCCGCAGCGCTTCGAATGGCTGGGCCGCCACAAGGACGGCGGCGAGGTGTGGGCCGAGGTGCAGCTGCGCCGCGTGGCCATCGGCGGGATGGACCGGCTGCTGGCCACCTCGCGCGACATCCGCGACCGCCGCGCCGCCGAAGCGCAGCTCCGCCATGCCAACGAAGAGCTGGAGCTGGGCATCGCCGAGCGCACGGCGGAGCTGGCGCAGGCGAACGAGGCGCTGGAGGAAGAGGTGGCCGAGCACGAGGCCGCCCGCGAGGCGCTGATGGAGCGCACGCACGAGCTGGAGGGGATCTTCCGCGCCCTCCCCGACCTCTTCTTCCGGCTGGGCGCCGACGGCACCATCCTGGACTACCGCGCCGGGGCGCGCTCGGGGCTGGCCGTGCCTCCCGAGGTGTTCCTGTGGAAGCGCATCCGCGACGTGCTGCCGCCCATCGCCGAGCAGACCGAGGCGGCGATGGCCAGCGCGCAGGAAAGCGGCGAGATCGCCCACTTCGAGTACCAGCTTCCGGTCGAGTCGGGGATGGGCGACTTCGAGGCGCGCGTGGTGCCCATGGAGGATGGCACCTTCATGGCCGTCATCCGCGACGTCACCGAGCGCAAGTCGGCCGAACGCAAGCTGCGGCGGCGCGAGCTGCAGTTCCGCCGGCTGATCGAGAACGCCAGCGACATGGTGCAGCTGATCCACCGGGACGGCCGCATCGCGTACACCGGCCCCAGCGTGCAGCACCTGCTGGGGTACGATCCCGAGGAGCTGGCCGGCACCGACCCTCTCTCGTACCTGCACCCCGACGATCGCGAGCCGACGGCCGGGCGCCTGGGCGAGATGCTGGCGAACCCCGGCGTCGTGTACTCCATCCAGTACCGCGTGCGGCACAAGGACGGCGGCTACCGCACCTTCGAGGCGCACGCCAGCACCGACGTTTCCAGCGGGCAGGTGGTGGTGAACGCCCGCGACATCACCGACCGGCTGGCGGCCGAGCGGGCGCTGCGCGAGCAGGAGGCCCAGTTCCGCCGGATGGTGGCCAACACCTACGACATCATCACCATCCTGGGGCCCGACGGGCAGGTGGCGTACGAAAGCGACGCCATGCCGCGCCTGCTGGGGTGGACCCCCGAAGAGCGCGTGGGCCGCAGCGCGTGGGAAAACATCCACCCGGAAGACATCGACCGGGTGCGCGACACCTTCCGCCGCATCCTGGCCCAGCCCGGCACCGCGCATACGGTAGAGTACCGCTACCGCGCCAAGGACGGCGTCTGGCACTTCCTGGAATCGGTCGCCCGCACCCTGGCGGAGGACACGGCCGCGGATGGCGTCGTCGTCAACTCACGCGACATCACCGACCGCAACGCCGCCGAGCGCGCGCTTCGCGAGAGCGAGGAGCACTTCCGCGCGTTGATCGAAAACTCGTCGGACGTGGCCACCATCAACGACGCCGTCACCGGCGCCGTGCTGTACGCCAGCCCCGCCGCGGAGCGGATGCTGGGCTACACGCCGGACGAGATGCTGGGCAGCGTGGCCGCCGACTACGTGCATCCCGACGACCGCCGTGCCGTCGCCGAAGAGATGCAGATGCTGCTGCTGGAGCCGGAGAACCCCCGCATCATGCGCTACCGCTTCCACCGCAAGGACGGGCGGTGGATGGTGCTGGAGGCGACCACGCGGATGATGCCCGGCTCGCACGAGCCGCGCATCGTGGCCAACGCCCGCGACGTCACCGACCGCGTGACCGCCGAGGAAGCGGTGCGGAAGAGCGAGGAGCACTTCCGCGCGCTGACGGAAAACGCATCGGACCTGATCACCGTGCTGGACCAGACGGGCGTGTACCTGTACCAGAGCCCGTCCATCATGCGCGTGCTGGGCTACACCCCGGCGGAGCTGCTGGGCGAGACGCCCTTCCCGTACATGCACCCCCACGACGTGGAGGATGCGCGCACGGCGCTGACGCAGATGGTGGTGAACCCGGGAACCAGCCACACCGTGCAGTTCCGCTTCCGCCACGCCGACGGGCAGTGGAAGGTCCTGGAGAGCATCGGCCGCACGCTGCTCCCCGACTCGGCCGACGAGGGGATCGTCGTCATCTCGCGCGACGTCACCGAGCGGCGGCGGACCGAAGAGGCGCTACGGGCGGCGACGGAGGCTGCGGAGCGAGCCAACCGCGCCAAGAGCGAGTTCCTGTCGCGGATGAGCCACGAGCTGCGCACGCCCATGAACAGCATCCTGGGCTTCGCGCAGCTGCTGGCCCGTGCCAGCCTGGCCCAGGGCGAACAGAAGTCGGTGCAGCACATCCTGAAGGCCGGGCGGCACCTGCTGAACCTGATCAACGAGGTCCTGGAGATCGCCCGCATCGAGGCCGGACGGCACAACCTGTCGCTGGAGCCGGTGCGCGTCGCCCCGCTGCTGGACGAGGCGCTGGGACTTGTACGGCCGATGGCGGCGCAGTGGGGCGTCACCCTGCGCCCCGCGCTCTGCCCCCCCGACGCATTCGTCCGGGCCGACCGGCAGCGGCTCGCGCAGGTGATGCTGAACCTGCTGAGCAACGCCATCAAGTACAACCGCCCCGGCGGCTTCGTGCAGATCACCTGCACGCCCTCCGACGACGGGTACACGCTGCGGGTGCAGGACACCGGCAAGGGAATCCCGGAGGAGAAGGCAGACCAGCTCTTCACGCCGTTCGCCCGCCTGGGCGCCGAGGCGTCGGGGGTGGAAGGCACGGGGCTGGGGCTGGCCCTTTCGCAACGGCTGACGGAGGCCATGGGCGGCGTGCTGACGCTGGAAAGCACCGGGTCGGAGGGCAGCGTATTCCGCGCCGACCTGGCGGGCGCGGCCGACCCCGTGGACGCGCTGGAAGACGCGGGCGCGGCCCTGGCGCGCACGGCCGAGGGCGGCGCACGCGAGGCCACGCTGCTGTACGTGGAAGACAACCTGGCCAACCTGAGCCTGGTAGAAACCATCCTGCTCAGCCGCCCCGGCTGGCGGCTGCTTCCCGCGCTGCAGGGCGGCATTGGGGTGGAGCTGGCGCGCGAGCACCGGCCGGACCTGGTGCTGCTGGACCTGCACCTTCCCGACATCCAGGGCGACGAGGTGCTCCGCCGCCTGCGCGCCGACCCGCGCACGGCCGGAATTCCCGTCGTCGTCGTCAGCGCCGACGCCACGCGCGCCAGCAACGACCGCCTGCGCGCGCTGGGCGCCGACGCCTACCTGAGCAAGCCCATCGACGTCGAGGAATTCCTGGAGACGGTGGAGCGGTTCCTTTCCGAACGAGGTGACGCGTGA
- a CDS encoding sensor histidine kinase: protein MNAPDLSCSTLLLVDDEEANLDLLEGILAGSGLGNLLRTQNPFQAVELARQHRPDLVLLDLHMPGMTGFDVLRALREMDEPGDYRPVLVLTADVTPEARDTALGEGARDFLTKPFDIVEVLLRVRNLLETRQLYLQARRATEARERILGVVAHDLRNPLASITMQSEMVLQTLSPRSSPYVRDALSNIQQTSGQMYRLVEDLLDVAQLEGAGGRASVDLAEVDVHELLCTARGMLQPIAAGRKLTLDVDAPAGLRALADGARVVQVLSNLVGNAIKFTPTGGRITIGAAPDDACVRISVADTGHGIPAEHLPHVFGAFWQGDTADRRGAGLGLSIASALVAAHGGRMWVESEVGRGTTVHFTVPAADVLVAVPAGRGGQMVEVLTSA from the coding sequence GTGAACGCGCCAGACCTTTCGTGCAGCACGCTGCTGCTGGTGGACGACGAAGAAGCCAACCTCGACCTGCTGGAAGGCATCCTGGCCGGGTCCGGACTCGGCAACCTGCTGCGGACGCAGAACCCGTTTCAGGCGGTGGAGCTGGCCCGCCAGCACCGGCCGGACCTGGTGCTGCTGGACCTGCACATGCCGGGGATGACGGGCTTCGACGTGCTGCGCGCCCTGCGCGAGATGGACGAGCCCGGCGACTACCGCCCCGTGCTGGTGCTGACGGCCGACGTGACGCCCGAGGCGCGCGACACGGCACTGGGCGAGGGCGCGCGCGACTTCCTGACCAAGCCGTTCGACATCGTCGAGGTGCTGCTGCGCGTGCGCAACCTGCTGGAAACGCGGCAGCTGTACCTGCAGGCCCGCCGCGCCACCGAGGCGCGCGAGCGCATCCTGGGCGTGGTCGCGCACGACCTGCGCAACCCGCTGGCGTCCATCACCATGCAGTCCGAGATGGTGCTGCAGACGCTTTCCCCCCGCTCGTCCCCGTACGTGCGCGACGCGCTGTCCAACATCCAGCAGACCTCCGGGCAGATGTACCGCCTCGTGGAGGACCTGCTGGACGTGGCGCAGCTGGAGGGAGCGGGCGGCCGGGCTTCCGTGGACCTGGCCGAAGTGGACGTGCACGAGCTGCTCTGCACGGCGCGGGGGATGCTGCAGCCCATCGCCGCCGGGCGCAAGCTGACACTGGACGTCGATGCCCCCGCCGGCCTGCGCGCCCTGGCGGACGGCGCGCGGGTGGTGCAGGTGCTCAGCAACCTGGTGGGCAACGCCATCAAGTTCACGCCAACGGGCGGACGGATCACCATCGGCGCGGCACCGGACGACGCGTGTGTCCGCATCTCCGTGGCCGACACGGGGCACGGCATTCCCGCGGAGCACCTGCCCCACGTCTTCGGCGCGTTCTGGCAGGGCGACACGGCCGACCGGCGCGGCGCGGGGCTGGGGCTTTCCATCGCCAGCGCGCTGGTGGCCGCGCACGGCGGGCGGATGTGGGTGGAGAGCGAGGTGGGCCGGGGGACGACGGTGCACTTCACCGTTCCCGCGGCCGACGTGCTGGTGGCCGTGCCCGCCGGACGCGGCGGGCAGATGGTAGAAGTGCTCACCTCCGCCTGA
- a CDS encoding response regulator, which translates to MSRILLVEDSPDLAEGLQRNLEMDGYEVSLAMKGAHALALATSDKPDLIVLDLGLPDRDGYSVLEELRTRGATCPVLILSARSLEADKLQGFRLGADDYVTKPFSVMELLARISALLRRARAAAAPAPAPGAAEVPKPAPLADEALRERFGLTARQIAVTRLLGEGYSNAEIAKQLSVSYFTARNHVEQVLSKLGVSTRAAVGSILYGQG; encoded by the coding sequence ATGTCCCGCATCCTGCTCGTTGAGGACAGCCCCGACCTGGCCGAGGGGCTGCAGCGAAACCTGGAGATGGACGGCTACGAGGTGTCGCTGGCCATGAAGGGCGCCCATGCCCTGGCCCTGGCCACCAGCGACAAGCCCGACCTGATCGTTCTGGACCTGGGCCTCCCCGACCGCGACGGCTATAGCGTGCTCGAGGAGCTGCGCACCCGCGGCGCCACCTGCCCCGTCCTCATTCTTTCCGCCCGTAGCCTGGAAGCCGACAAGCTGCAGGGCTTTCGCCTGGGCGCCGACGACTACGTCACCAAGCCGTTCAGCGTGATGGAGCTGCTGGCGCGCATCTCGGCCCTGCTGCGCCGCGCACGCGCCGCCGCCGCCCCGGCCCCGGCGCCCGGCGCCGCCGAGGTGCCCAAGCCCGCCCCGCTCGCCGACGAGGCCCTGCGCGAGCGCTTCGGCCTGACGGCACGGCAGATCGCCGTCACCCGGCTTCTGGGCGAAGGCTACAGCAACGCCGAGATCGCCAAGCAGCTTTCGGTGAGCTACTTCACCGCGCGAAATCACGTGGAGCAGGTGCTGTCCAAGCTCGGCGTGTCCACGCGCGCCGCGGTGGGCTCCATCCTGTACGGGCAGGGCTGA
- a CDS encoding helix-turn-helix domain-containing protein → MQPVQIDVYQPPAGHPLAGSVLSIFRCRAQTPYRHETILPKGNVDLLFNLGEPVHGVGLQAEPYIATQGSAWIGGLKTRPYSVHPQAAMDLVGISLRADACAGLLPLSPGEILNLEVHGLSPGAGLATISEQLYDIDSFGDQCAFLMRWLMGRLRPVRGADLVRHACSLLRRSRADDAVRATAKAMAVSPRHLRRLMDQHVGVGPAEYVRLSRFIDSLHRMASPQRTLAEVALSAGYYDQAHFCRDFRSFAGITPQEYRAQAGGPVVGHILKE, encoded by the coding sequence ATGCAGCCTGTCCAGATCGACGTCTACCAGCCGCCCGCGGGGCATCCCCTTGCAGGGTCGGTGCTCTCCATCTTCCGCTGTCGTGCCCAAACCCCGTATCGGCACGAGACCATCCTGCCGAAGGGCAACGTAGACCTCCTCTTCAACCTGGGTGAGCCCGTCCACGGCGTGGGGCTGCAGGCCGAGCCCTACATCGCCACACAAGGCTCCGCCTGGATCGGCGGATTGAAGACGCGGCCGTACAGCGTTCATCCACAAGCCGCCATGGACCTGGTGGGCATCAGCCTGCGAGCCGATGCGTGCGCGGGGCTGCTGCCGCTGTCGCCAGGGGAGATCCTCAACCTGGAGGTGCACGGCCTTTCGCCGGGCGCAGGGCTAGCCACCATCAGCGAGCAGCTGTACGACATCGATTCGTTCGGCGACCAGTGCGCGTTCCTCATGCGGTGGCTGATGGGGCGGCTGCGTCCCGTCCGCGGCGCCGACCTGGTGCGGCACGCCTGCTCGCTGCTCCGTCGCTCGCGCGCGGACGATGCCGTGCGAGCGACCGCCAAGGCGATGGCCGTGTCGCCGCGGCACCTTCGGCGGCTGATGGACCAGCACGTGGGTGTGGGCCCGGCGGAGTACGTGCGGCTGTCGCGCTTCATCGATTCGCTGCACCGGATGGCATCGCCCCAACGGACTCTGGCCGAGGTTGCGCTGTCGGCCGGGTACTACGACCAGGCTCACTTCTGCCGCGACTTCCGTTCGTTCGCCGGAATTACGCCGCAGGAGTACCGCGCGCAGGCCGGTGGGCCGGTGGTGGGTCATATCCTGAAAGAGTGA
- a CDS encoding HAMP domain-containing sensor histidine kinase: MDLGRMRLARRRTLAGGRLASGALAAASALTAVAALALVMGGGGLPGWVAPFTLAAAAIGLGGGAWLQRRAEREERRVRRAVADGLAHSVRTPLAQVQMQAEMLLAGRTPSPEEQERAFMNIDGAARRLSRAVENAVAFASLSNPGLLLVPTTVDLGALIEDAAADAAGAFRARGITLDADPPAGLIVHADPQALRLALDNLLDNALQHGSAGQRVVLAVAVDRGGRAVISITDEGAGVSRRDRLRIWHPFARLSAPGQPERNGGLGLAIVRAVAEGHGGDAWVEAAPRGGARFCISLPASTTPATSLPLAAAL; the protein is encoded by the coding sequence GTGGACCTGGGGCGGATGCGGCTGGCGCGGCGCCGGACGCTGGCGGGCGGACGGCTCGCCTCCGGCGCCCTGGCCGCGGCCTCGGCTCTGACCGCCGTCGCCGCGCTGGCGCTGGTGATGGGTGGCGGGGGGCTCCCCGGTTGGGTGGCTCCGTTCACGCTCGCGGCCGCGGCGATCGGTCTCGGAGGGGGCGCCTGGCTGCAGCGCCGCGCCGAGCGCGAGGAGCGCCGCGTGCGCCGCGCCGTCGCCGATGGGCTGGCCCACTCGGTCCGCACCCCGCTAGCCCAGGTGCAGATGCAGGCCGAGATGCTTCTCGCGGGCCGCACGCCCTCGCCCGAGGAGCAGGAGCGCGCGTTCATGAACATCGACGGCGCCGCCCGCCGCCTGTCGCGCGCGGTGGAAAACGCCGTCGCCTTCGCCAGCCTGTCCAACCCCGGCCTGCTCCTCGTTCCGACAACGGTGGATCTCGGCGCCCTGATCGAGGACGCCGCCGCTGATGCCGCCGGCGCCTTCCGCGCACGCGGCATCACGCTCGACGCCGATCCGCCCGCCGGCCTCATCGTCCACGCCGATCCCCAAGCGCTGCGGCTCGCGCTCGATAACCTTCTCGACAACGCGCTCCAGCACGGCTCTGCGGGCCAGCGCGTGGTGTTGGCCGTCGCAGTGGATCGCGGCGGGCGCGCCGTGATCAGCATCACCGACGAGGGTGCGGGCGTGTCCCGGCGCGACCGGCTGCGCATCTGGCACCCGTTCGCCCGCCTTTCCGCGCCGGGGCAGCCGGAGCGGAACGGAGGTTTGGGCCTGGCGATCGTTCGCGCGGTGGCGGAAGGCCATGGCGGGGACGCGTGGGTAGAAGCCGCGCCACGCGGCGGCGCCCGCTTCTGCATCAGCCTCCCCGCGAGCACCACACCCGCTACTTCCCTGCCCCTCGCCGCGGCGCTGTAG
- a CDS encoding HipA family kinase produces MSELPVYTATRYVQPLREGGTLPAVVDTDGGGMFVAKFRGAGQGAKALVAELLVGLIARAVELPVPEIALIEVLPDFGRSEPDPEIQDLLKASVGINMGLRYLDGAFNFQAAAAGQFITPELAARIVWLDAFTTNPDRTARNPNLLIWDRKPWLIDHGAALYAQHNWPGVDEARTRTAFPLIKDHVLLSISGDLEAADAEIAAALEEHVIRAAVACLPDALLQDPAIASEFADPDAARARYADYLCTRIQAPRAFVAQAIEARETLRREPPRRVQSRR; encoded by the coding sequence ATGTCCGAGCTTCCGGTGTACACCGCCACCCGATACGTGCAGCCGCTGCGCGAGGGGGGCACCCTTCCCGCCGTGGTCGACACGGACGGCGGCGGGATGTTCGTGGCCAAGTTCCGGGGCGCGGGGCAAGGCGCCAAGGCGCTGGTAGCCGAGCTGCTGGTAGGGCTGATCGCCCGCGCGGTGGAGCTGCCCGTTCCCGAGATCGCGCTGATCGAGGTGCTGCCGGATTTCGGCCGCAGCGAGCCCGATCCCGAGATCCAGGACCTGCTGAAGGCCAGCGTGGGCATCAACATGGGCCTGCGCTACCTGGATGGCGCGTTCAACTTCCAGGCGGCGGCCGCGGGGCAGTTCATCACTCCGGAGCTGGCGGCGCGCATCGTGTGGCTGGACGCGTTCACCACCAACCCCGACCGCACCGCGCGCAATCCCAACCTGCTGATCTGGGATCGCAAGCCCTGGCTGATCGACCACGGCGCCGCACTGTACGCCCAGCACAACTGGCCCGGCGTGGACGAGGCGCGCACCCGCACGGCGTTTCCGCTGATCAAGGACCACGTACTTCTCTCCATCAGCGGCGACCTGGAGGCGGCGGACGCGGAGATCGCGGCGGCGCTGGAGGAGCATGTGATCCGCGCCGCCGTCGCGTGCCTGCCGGATGCGCTTCTTCAGGATCCCGCCATCGCATCGGAGTTCGCGGATCCCGATGCGGCGCGCGCCCGCTACGCCGATTATCTGTGCACGCGGATCCAGGCGCCGCGCGCGTTCGTGGCGCAGGCCATCGAGGCGCGCGAGACGCTCAGGCGCGAGCCGCCCCGCCGCGTCCAGAGCCGCCGATGA
- a CDS encoding DUF3817 domain-containing protein has protein sequence MLKTSLERLRIVGMMEGASFLLLLGVAMPLKYLAGMPQMVRVVGMLHGILFMLYVAAVFQASVELRWPLRRIVAALAASVLPFGPFVFDAHLRRERAAEG, from the coding sequence GTGCTGAAGACTTCGCTGGAGCGCCTTCGCATCGTCGGGATGATGGAAGGCGCTTCGTTTCTGCTGCTGCTCGGCGTTGCGATGCCGCTGAAGTACCTGGCCGGAATGCCCCAGATGGTACGCGTAGTGGGGATGCTGCACGGCATCCTGTTCATGCTGTACGTCGCGGCCGTGTTCCAGGCGAGCGTGGAACTGCGCTGGCCGCTGCGGCGGATCGTCGCGGCGCTGGCGGCTTCAGTGCTCCCGTTCGGGCCTTTCGTGTTCGACGCGCACCTCCGCCGGGAGCGCGCCGCGGAGGGTTGA
- a CDS encoding DUF3037 domain-containing protein — protein MSEQTPWIAYSFAVLRAVPHPHLGTCVPVGVLLHARTAGFLGIRVVTDASELAERVGDVDVELLSRYLHTLSAICNGESAGGPVALLPPSERFHWLTAPRSDVLQCGAVHGGLCRDPAVALADLFAAHVV, from the coding sequence ATGAGCGAGCAGACTCCCTGGATTGCGTACAGCTTCGCGGTGCTGCGCGCGGTTCCGCACCCGCACCTGGGCACCTGCGTGCCGGTGGGCGTGCTGCTTCACGCGCGCACGGCCGGGTTCCTGGGCATCCGCGTGGTGACGGATGCGTCGGAGTTGGCGGAACGTGTGGGGGACGTGGACGTGGAACTCCTCTCGCGCTACCTGCACACCCTATCCGCCATCTGCAACGGGGAAAGCGCCGGCGGGCCCGTCGCCCTCCTTCCGCCGTCGGAACGCTTCCACTGGCTCACCGCGCCCCGATCGGACGTGCTGCAGTGCGGCGCCGTGCACGGCGGCCTCTGCCGCGACCCCGCGGTCGCGCTCGCCGACTTGTTTGCCGCGCACGTGGTCTAG